In a genomic window of Prosthecochloris marina:
- a CDS encoding NAD(+)/NADH kinase, with translation MTFAIVVNINRDEAVVLARELITWLEMRDLDYVFDAKSAAKLGVGNAAEIEELNKLCDVFISLGGDGTLLFTSHYSVTKPVIGINVGHLGFLAEFSKEEMYSAIEKVLDRTYTIHDRTQLEAQVPFGDSIKRFTALNDVVVEKGAYPRIPAFIIKLDGEQLSAYRADGIIIATSTGSTAYSLSAGGPVIAPKSNVFVITPICPHMLTVRPLVISDDKTIEISVDAPGGAFPLNCDGHVRKMLMPGDVITVKKSKEMINLVANEKRNYCEILRSKLLWGREHKPGT, from the coding sequence ATGACATTCGCCATCGTAGTCAACATAAACCGTGACGAGGCGGTTGTACTTGCCAGAGAACTCATCACCTGGCTTGAAATGCGGGACCTCGACTATGTCTTCGACGCAAAATCAGCAGCCAAACTCGGTGTGGGAAATGCTGCCGAAATTGAAGAGCTGAACAAGCTTTGTGATGTTTTCATTTCCCTCGGCGGTGACGGCACTTTGCTTTTCACCTCTCACTACTCGGTCACAAAACCTGTTATCGGCATCAATGTCGGCCATCTTGGTTTCCTTGCCGAGTTCAGCAAGGAAGAGATGTACAGTGCCATTGAAAAAGTGCTTGATCGAACATACACCATTCATGACCGTACACAGCTCGAGGCGCAGGTTCCCTTTGGTGACAGCATCAAACGGTTCACCGCTCTCAACGATGTCGTTGTTGAAAAAGGTGCTTATCCGAGAATTCCGGCATTTATCATAAAGCTTGACGGAGAACAGCTCAGCGCGTATCGCGCAGATGGCATTATCATAGCCACATCTACAGGCTCAACCGCCTATTCCCTTTCCGCAGGAGGCCCGGTCATCGCACCGAAATCAAATGTATTCGTCATTACGCCTATCTGCCCGCATATGCTTACCGTGAGGCCTCTTGTCATCAGTGACGACAAAACCATCGAGATTTCCGTCGATGCGCCCGGCGGAGCGTTTCCCCTCAACTGCGACGGCCATGTGAGAAAGATGCTCATGCCCGGCGATGTTATAACCGTGAAGAAATCCAAGGAAATGATCAATCTTGTGGCCAACGAAAAAAGAAATTACTGCGAGATTCTCAGAAGCAAGTTGCTTTGGGGACGCGAGCATAAACCGGGCACCTGA
- the hemL gene encoding glutamate-1-semialdehyde 2,1-aminomutase, giving the protein MPQLTRSAELFEKAKQFIPGGVNSPVRAFKSVGGTPVFMANGEGAYMTDVDGNTYIDYVGSWGPFILGSMHPKVTAALEHTLTKVGTSFGTPIELEIEIAELLTKIVPSIEMVRMVNSGTEATMSAVRLARGYTGRDKIIKFEGCYHGHGDSFLIKAGSGALTLGTPDSPGVTKGTANDTLNAKYNDIDSVKALVSENKDNVAAIIIEPVAGNTGVIPAKKEFLQDLRDYCTQEGIVLIFDEVMCGFRVALGGAQELYGITPDLTTMGKIIGGGLPVGAFGGKREIMEHIAPVGDVYQAGTLSGNPLAITAGLATLSVLKDENPYPELERKAAVLEEGFRNNMSKLGLNYTQNRVGSMACLFFTDKPVENHDDAVASDLQKYSRYYQSMLDQGIYLAPSQFEAMFTSTAHSDEDLEKTIKANYVALQAAEA; this is encoded by the coding sequence ATGCCTCAACTAACCAGATCAGCAGAACTTTTTGAGAAAGCGAAACAGTTCATTCCCGGTGGGGTAAACTCCCCGGTTCGCGCATTCAAATCAGTCGGCGGTACACCTGTCTTCATGGCAAATGGCGAAGGCGCCTACATGACCGATGTCGACGGCAACACGTACATCGATTACGTCGGCTCATGGGGTCCATTCATTCTCGGCAGCATGCATCCCAAAGTTACCGCAGCTCTCGAACACACCCTGACCAAGGTCGGCACAAGTTTTGGAACACCGATCGAGCTCGAGATTGAAATCGCCGAACTTTTGACAAAGATCGTTCCGTCGATCGAGATGGTTCGCATGGTCAACAGCGGAACCGAAGCAACCATGTCTGCCGTTCGCCTTGCACGCGGCTATACCGGTCGTGACAAAATCATCAAGTTCGAAGGCTGCTACCACGGTCATGGCGACAGTTTCCTCATCAAAGCGGGTTCCGGCGCCCTGACTCTCGGTACACCCGACAGCCCTGGTGTTACTAAAGGCACCGCCAACGATACCCTGAACGCCAAATACAACGATATCGACTCGGTTAAAGCGCTGGTCAGCGAAAACAAGGACAACGTTGCCGCAATCATTATCGAGCCTGTTGCCGGCAATACCGGCGTGATTCCCGCCAAAAAAGAGTTTCTCCAGGACCTCCGCGACTACTGCACACAGGAAGGCATCGTTCTGATTTTCGACGAAGTCATGTGCGGTTTCCGAGTAGCGCTTGGAGGAGCACAGGAACTCTACGGCATTACGCCGGACCTGACAACCATGGGTAAAATCATCGGTGGTGGCCTTCCGGTTGGCGCATTCGGCGGCAAACGCGAAATTATGGAACACATTGCTCCTGTCGGTGATGTTTATCAGGCGGGAACGCTTTCAGGCAACCCTCTTGCAATCACTGCCGGTCTTGCCACCCTGTCGGTACTCAAGGATGAGAATCCTTATCCTGAGCTCGAAAGAAAAGCGGCTGTTCTCGAGGAAGGCTTCAGGAACAACATGAGTAAGCTCGGCCTGAACTATACCCAAAATCGTGTCGGCTCCATGGCATGTTTGTTTTTCACCGACAAGCCAGTTGAAAACCATGACGATGCGGTTGCCTCCGATCTTCAGAAATACTCAAGGTACTACCAGTCCATGCTCGATCAGGGCATCTACCTTGCTCCGTCACAGTTCGAAGCAATGTTTACCAGCACTGCGCACAGCGACGAGGATCTGGAAAAAACAATCAAGGCGAACTACGTCGCTCTTCAGGCCGCTGAAGCATAG
- a CDS encoding DUF190 domain-containing protein produces MIEFENRQLLRVYMGEQAKYHHRPLYEAVIAEAKERGIAGATVFKGILSYGMSGTLRTTKIFELSQSLPIVIEIMDTQEQIEKFLPVVEDLAAESGAHVYVTLEEIRSTVILPGK; encoded by the coding sequence ATGATTGAATTTGAAAACAGGCAGTTGTTGCGGGTCTACATGGGGGAGCAGGCGAAATATCATCATCGTCCGCTCTATGAAGCGGTTATTGCCGAAGCAAAGGAACGGGGGATTGCCGGTGCAACGGTGTTTAAAGGAATTCTTTCATACGGTATGAGCGGTACGTTGCGTACGACCAAAATTTTTGAGCTTTCGCAAAGTCTGCCCATTGTGATTGAAATTATGGATACTCAAGAGCAAATCGAAAAGTTTCTGCCGGTTGTCGAGGATCTTGCAGCGGAATCCGGAGCACATGTTTATGTAACACTTGAAGAGATACGTTCAACGGTTATCTTGCCAGGGAAATAG
- the crcB gene encoding fluoride efflux transporter CrcB, producing the protein MMERYAALLLVGAGGFAGAVARYLVALLLPFIGTGFPFGTLTVNMVGCLLIGFVSELSITSSLVSPELRLLLATGFCGGFTTFSSYMYEIASLLRDGEMLYASIYLFGSIIGGIFCLYLGMQLAKMWT; encoded by the coding sequence ATGATGGAACGTTATGCAGCTCTGCTGCTTGTCGGTGCAGGGGGATTTGCCGGAGCGGTTGCAAGATACCTTGTTGCTCTTCTGCTGCCGTTTATAGGAACAGGTTTCCCTTTTGGTACACTCACCGTCAATATGGTCGGATGTCTGTTGATAGGATTTGTCAGTGAACTGTCGATTACCTCGTCGCTTGTTTCTCCTGAGCTACGTCTACTCCTTGCAACGGGATTCTGTGGGGGATTTACGACTTTTTCTTCCTATATGTATGAAATCGCATCCCTGTTGCGGGATGGAGAAATGCTGTATGCATCGATCTATCTGTTTGGAAGTATTATCGGTGGCATTTTCTGTCTTTATCTCGGTATGCAGCTTGCAAAGATGTGGACATAA
- a CDS encoding calcium/sodium antiporter, whose translation MTIPDYTSFLGLPGNVIALLFSAYLLYLGADWLVKGGSNLAMRYGVKPFVIGLTVVAYGTSMPEFVVSFFANVVEHSATISLGNIIGSNITNIGLILGLSTLIFPIHIAFQNIRNQLFFLFGISTLLYMLSLDGSISRSEGGLLLLLLAGYLFSLYKTTETAEDSFEEADKELEIYSLSISLLMVLGGSILLSFGAWSFVKSSVWIAEQFSIPKLYIGLSIVALGTSLPELATSVVAAFRKQSEISVGNIIGSNVFNILFVLGGVGLIKPISVLEPVIHGVGISGRFPHTEYFVMLAFGLLLFPMSYRRNKIGRISGLVLLSGYVLFYWWLFGQ comes from the coding sequence GTGACGATTCCTGACTATACAAGTTTTTTAGGTCTTCCCGGCAATGTCATCGCGCTGCTTTTCAGTGCCTACCTGCTCTACCTCGGCGCTGATTGGCTGGTAAAAGGCGGCAGCAACCTTGCAATGCGTTATGGGGTCAAACCCTTTGTGATAGGCCTGACGGTTGTAGCTTATGGAACGTCGATGCCGGAGTTTGTTGTCAGCTTTTTCGCCAACGTTGTCGAACATTCAGCAACAATATCCCTTGGAAACATCATCGGCAGCAACATCACCAACATCGGTTTGATCCTCGGATTGAGCACTCTGATCTTCCCTATTCATATCGCCTTCCAGAACATTCGTAACCAGTTGTTTTTTCTTTTCGGGATCAGCACGCTGCTCTACATGCTCTCCCTTGACGGCTCTATTTCAAGGTCAGAAGGCGGCTTGCTGCTGCTGTTGCTCGCCGGTTACCTGTTTTCTCTTTACAAAACAACTGAAACAGCCGAAGACTCTTTTGAGGAAGCAGATAAGGAACTGGAAATATACTCTCTATCGATCAGCCTTTTGATGGTTCTTGGAGGAAGTATCCTGCTGTCATTCGGAGCGTGGTCTTTCGTGAAAAGTTCAGTATGGATAGCCGAACAGTTCAGTATTCCGAAACTCTATATCGGGCTTTCAATCGTCGCACTCGGGACCTCTCTGCCTGAACTGGCCACGTCGGTAGTCGCCGCATTCAGAAAACAAAGCGAAATATCGGTTGGCAATATCATCGGCAGCAATGTGTTCAATATTCTTTTCGTACTGGGAGGTGTCGGCCTGATAAAGCCCATTTCCGTCCTCGAACCCGTCATTCACGGCGTCGGCATTTCCGGTCGCTTTCCCCACACTGAGTACTTTGTAATGCTCGCTTTCGGCCTGCTCCTCTTTCCGATGAGTTACAGGCGAAACAAGATCGGCCGTATTTCGGGCCTGGTTCTCCTGTCGGGGTATGTCCTATTTTACTGGTGGCTGTTCGGACAGTAG
- a CDS encoding trehalose 6-phosphate synthase gives MRSPDSTPSTFIEKGQGFSLPTKEYSIPDIDISLQPIHSFKDLFHLKALTRIIRLPIVKNIFSARVINPRSIESLKNARRSLEDVYFRDYETSIIHIDDIHSINVDLSYEIRELKKDTYYLEHGEDSFIDYISKLYNNFDGHVMRGLEFLDNLHFNCFITDRDGTTNNYCGHYRSSIQPVYNAIFLSRFASLCTENPIFITSAPLRNFGIIDVSVNPDNVFIYAGSKGREFLDLDLVEHRAFIDPARQVKLDELAAKVSELEKKTEFEKFFYVGSGLQLKFGQLTIARQDVANSIAEEDSLALLQSISDIVREIDPDSSIFKIVDTGKDIEVILTVNGQNGVRGFDKGDGLKFIDDQIDLCLDKGPHLVCGDTASDLPMLEAVLEYTDDVYAIFVTRDIALSRKVVQLCPNTLIVPSPDILLTILGVAALTMKRRKGRKSPGIFL, from the coding sequence ATGAGAAGTCCTGATTCCACCCCTTCTACTTTCATTGAAAAGGGACAGGGCTTTTCCCTGCCTACAAAAGAGTATTCCATTCCGGATATCGATATCAGTCTACAGCCGATCCACTCGTTCAAGGATCTTTTTCATCTCAAGGCTCTGACCAGGATAATCCGCCTGCCTATCGTAAAAAACATCTTTTCAGCAAGGGTTATCAACCCGCGTTCCATCGAATCCCTGAAAAACGCTCGCCGTTCCCTTGAAGATGTGTATTTCAGGGATTATGAGACAAGCATCATCCATATCGATGATATACACTCCATCAATGTGGATCTCTCTTATGAAATCAGGGAGCTGAAAAAAGATACCTATTACCTCGAGCATGGTGAGGATTCCTTTATCGATTATATCAGCAAGTTGTACAACAACTTTGATGGTCATGTTATGAGAGGGCTGGAATTTCTCGACAATTTACATTTCAACTGCTTTATAACCGACAGGGACGGAACTACCAATAACTATTGCGGTCATTACCGTTCATCCATTCAGCCGGTTTACAACGCGATCTTTCTTTCCCGTTTTGCTTCCTTGTGCACGGAAAATCCCATTTTCATCACATCCGCACCGCTGAGAAATTTCGGAATTATCGATGTTTCGGTCAATCCGGACAATGTATTTATCTACGCAGGTTCGAAGGGGAGAGAGTTTCTCGATCTCGATCTTGTTGAACACCGGGCATTCATTGATCCAGCCAGACAGGTCAAGCTTGATGAGTTGGCCGCTAAAGTCAGTGAACTGGAGAAAAAAACAGAGTTTGAAAAGTTTTTTTATGTCGGATCAGGGCTTCAACTGAAATTTGGCCAACTCACCATCGCCAGGCAGGATGTTGCAAACTCGATTGCCGAGGAGGACTCGCTTGCCTTGCTGCAAAGTATCTCGGATATTGTACGTGAAATTGATCCTGACAGCTCGATATTCAAGATTGTCGATACCGGTAAAGATATCGAGGTCATTCTGACGGTCAATGGTCAAAATGGAGTAAGGGGGTTTGACAAAGGCGACGGGTTGAAATTTATCGATGACCAGATCGATCTTTGTCTCGATAAGGGACCACATCTTGTCTGTGGCGATACGGCGTCTGACCTTCCCATGCTGGAAGCAGTCCTTGAATATACGGATGATGTTTATGCTATATTCGTAACCAGGGATATTGCTTTGTCGAGAAAAGTTGTACAGCTTTGTCCCAATACCCTTATCGTTCCCAGCCCCGATATTTTGCTCACCATTCTGGGGGTCGCTGCGCTGACAATGAAGAGGAGAAAAGGTCGTAAATCTCCGGGGATTTTTCTCTGA
- a CDS encoding metal ABC transporter permease: MIEIFRYEFMQNAVLAALLASLACGIIGSYVVVRKIGFISGGIAHAAFGGIGIGYYLGINPLLGLIPFSLFSALGIGLLSKKTKVAEDTAIGAFWAAGMAVGVLFIGLSPGYVPNLFSYLFGSILTVPRSDLLMIAGLDLFIVLVVFACYKEFLAISFDEEYAEASGVPTMLLYLLQLCLIALTVVVLVRVVGIVMVIALLTIPPAIARYFSRNLLVMMVLSSFFCAFFTLSGLWMSYIFDVASGAMIILTAAVTFMIVAAGKKLSGNN; this comes from the coding sequence ATGATTGAAATTTTCCGGTACGAGTTTATGCAGAATGCTGTTTTGGCAGCTCTTCTGGCAAGCCTTGCCTGCGGTATAATCGGTTCCTATGTTGTTGTCCGGAAAATCGGCTTTATAAGCGGTGGAATAGCACATGCGGCGTTTGGCGGTATCGGTATCGGTTATTATCTGGGGATCAATCCCCTGCTTGGTTTGATTCCGTTCAGCCTTTTTTCGGCGCTGGGTATCGGGTTGCTGAGTAAAAAGACAAAAGTCGCCGAGGATACCGCAATCGGGGCATTCTGGGCGGCCGGTATGGCCGTCGGGGTTCTCTTTATCGGGCTTTCACCCGGATATGTGCCGAATCTTTTCAGCTATCTTTTTGGAAGCATTCTTACCGTACCACGGTCGGATCTCCTTATGATCGCCGGCCTCGATCTTTTTATCGTCCTGGTCGTCTTTGCCTGTTACAAGGAGTTCCTTGCCATTTCTTTTGATGAGGAGTACGCTGAAGCCTCGGGTGTGCCTACCATGTTGCTCTATCTGCTTCAACTCTGTCTCATTGCGTTAACGGTTGTTGTGCTTGTAAGGGTGGTCGGTATCGTGATGGTAATCGCCTTGTTGACCATTCCGCCTGCAATTGCTCGTTATTTCAGCAGAAACCTTCTCGTGATGATGGTTCTTTCATCTTTTTTCTGTGCGTTCTTTACACTTTCGGGTTTATGGATGTCCTATATTTTCGATGTGGCTTCGGGGGCTATGATCATTCTTACGGCAGCAGTTACCTTCATGATTGTCGCCGCAGGTAAAAAGCTCTCCGGTAACAATTGA
- a CDS encoding metal ABC transporter ATP-binding protein — protein MNHEIVTLNDVSVSIGGTKILEKLSLKVFEKEFFGIVGPNGGGKTTLLRVILGLQKPTAGKVKVFGRDPAISRKRIGYVPQRLFFDRDFPITVSETVLMGRISSRGLFRGYGNEDKVMARHALETVGMAGLEKRQVGGLSGGELQRLLIARALVGQPELLLLDEPTASIDPEMKTSIYDLLDSLVKSMTIIMVTHDTGAISQHVSRVACLNCRLGMHEHGSITKEELSGMYHYPVDIVKHKGED, from the coding sequence ATGAACCATGAAATTGTAACGCTGAACGACGTATCGGTCAGCATCGGTGGGACCAAAATTCTGGAAAAGCTGTCCTTGAAGGTCTTTGAGAAAGAATTTTTTGGGATTGTCGGCCCGAATGGAGGTGGGAAGACAACTCTGCTGAGGGTGATTCTCGGTCTGCAAAAGCCGACAGCCGGAAAGGTCAAAGTTTTTGGCAGGGATCCGGCGATATCGAGAAAGCGCATCGGTTATGTCCCGCAGCGCCTGTTTTTTGACAGGGACTTTCCGATAACCGTTAGTGAAACGGTGCTGATGGGAAGAATTTCCTCAAGGGGATTGTTCAGGGGTTATGGTAATGAAGACAAGGTGATGGCTAGGCATGCTCTGGAAACGGTAGGAATGGCTGGTTTGGAAAAGCGCCAGGTTGGAGGGTTGTCCGGCGGGGAGTTACAGCGTCTGCTTATTGCAAGGGCACTTGTCGGCCAGCCCGAACTGCTCTTGCTCGATGAACCTACCGCAAGCATCGATCCTGAAATGAAAACATCCATTTATGACCTGCTGGACAGCCTGGTCAAGTCCATGACCATCATCATGGTTACCCATGATACAGGCGCCATTAGCCAGCATGTTTCAAGAGTAGCCTGCCTGAACTGCAGGTTAGGAATGCATGAGCATGGCAGTATTACAAAGGAGGAACTTTCCGGTATGTACCACTATCCTGTCGATATTGTCAAGCATAAAGGAGAAGATTGA
- a CDS encoding metal ABC transporter solute-binding protein, Zn/Mn family, with protein sequence MRTGTKQIINGVKVVAMACVMLFAVNLQVLYAGVKKDSTSKTEAKKMRVVTSIVPLSFFVKQIGGEHVDVTVMVPPGANPHTYDPTPGQMTALGDAGMFVKAGSGIEFELDWMKKFTALNPHMVVCDASRDYRSRTMQGHGGDHVHEKIDPHFWLSPQNGILIANNIERCLATLDPQHKIEYAENRRMLEVKLGELSVEITQKLEGMKNRAFMVFHPAWGYFADEFNLKQIAAEKEGKELTPKTMQQVIGQAKKYDIKVVFVSPTFSSLQAETIAREIGGVIQPVDPLSGDYIDNLRQAAEAFVASMQ encoded by the coding sequence ATGCGAACAGGAACAAAACAGATAATCAACGGTGTCAAGGTTGTGGCAATGGCATGCGTCATGCTGTTTGCCGTCAACCTCCAGGTGCTCTACGCGGGCGTGAAAAAAGATAGCACAAGCAAAACGGAAGCAAAGAAAATGCGGGTTGTGACATCGATAGTACCGCTTTCGTTTTTTGTGAAACAGATAGGAGGAGAGCATGTCGATGTCACCGTCATGGTGCCGCCGGGAGCGAACCCGCACACGTATGATCCCACACCCGGTCAGATGACTGCTCTGGGGGATGCCGGTATGTTTGTCAAAGCAGGTTCGGGAATTGAGTTCGAGCTTGACTGGATGAAGAAGTTCACGGCGTTAAACCCTCATATGGTGGTTTGTGATGCTTCTCGGGATTACAGATCGAGGACGATGCAGGGGCATGGCGGGGATCATGTTCACGAAAAAATCGATCCTCATTTCTGGCTATCGCCTCAGAACGGCATTCTGATCGCCAACAATATTGAGCGTTGCCTTGCTACGCTTGATCCTCAGCATAAAATCGAGTATGCTGAAAACCGGCGAATGCTCGAAGTGAAGCTCGGGGAGCTTTCTGTGGAGATAACGCAAAAACTTGAAGGAATGAAAAACAGGGCATTCATGGTGTTTCATCCTGCATGGGGGTATTTTGCCGACGAGTTCAACCTGAAACAGATTGCCGCCGAGAAAGAAGGAAAGGAGTTGACCCCGAAAACAATGCAACAGGTTATCGGTCAGGCTAAAAAATATGATATCAAAGTTGTTTTCGTATCACCCACATTCAGTTCGCTTCAGGCTGAAACTATCGCTCGTGAGATTGGGGGCGTTATCCAGCCTGTCGATCCACTGTCGGGTGATTATATCGACAATTTGAGGCAGGCGGCAGAAGCTTTTGTGGCGAGTATGCAATGA
- a CDS encoding Fur family transcriptional regulator: MEELLDKLRAAGCKVTLRRKAIIDLFLKKGGVLSPQDVRRILRESIGQCGLPGIYRNLETMVACGILFRIVTFGGERRYALCNADKPDMHHHHIVCVSCGKIGDVSDCMYRDGMKIDGFTLLSHVVQLNGLCEKCEQEQNR; the protein is encoded by the coding sequence ATGGAAGAACTACTTGACAAGCTCAGGGCTGCGGGATGTAAAGTGACCCTACGCCGTAAAGCCATTATCGACCTTTTTCTCAAAAAGGGGGGAGTGCTCTCACCGCAGGATGTTCGGAGAATCTTGAGAGAAAGTATCGGACAGTGCGGGCTTCCGGGAATATACCGGAACCTCGAAACGATGGTGGCATGCGGCATTTTGTTCAGGATCGTGACCTTTGGCGGTGAACGGCGCTATGCGCTTTGTAACGCTGATAAGCCGGATATGCATCATCACCATATTGTCTGTGTTTCGTGCGGAAAGATCGGTGATGTCTCGGACTGTATGTACAGGGATGGAATGAAGATTGACGGGTTTACTCTGCTCAGCCATGTTGTTCAGTTAAATGGATTATGTGAAAAATGCGAACAGGAACAAAACAGATAA
- the leuA gene encoding 2-isopropylmalate synthase — protein MATMNYEKYEPYPAVDISERTWPDNRIIKAPLWCSIDLRDGNQALPVPMSVEEKLDMFKLLVDIGFKEIEVGFPSAAVVEFQFVRRLIEENLIPDDVTIQVLTQAREHLIRKTFDALEGVNNAIVHLYNSTSTVQRDVVFRMDREEIKNIAVRGTRLVRELKEASGNKGIRFQYSPESFTGTELDYALDVCHAVMDEWGASEDDTIIINLPSTVEMSTPNIFADRIEWFCRNIKDRRAVIVSVHTHNDRGTAVASAELAVMAGADRVEGALFGNGERCGNLDIVTMALNLCTQGVDPELDLSDLSYIREVYCRTTRMIVHPRQPYSGELVYTAFSGSHQDAISKGMKAFKRSGKNLWDVPYLPIDPKDVGCSYEAIVRINSQSGKGGVAYIMENDFGYEIPKWMQPSFGAVVQSKVDQNGKELLPKEVLDLFHDEYIRLHETYSMKKCTINWEDRDLERDDEVSTTIQCVLDRGGHGIAFSAWGNGPVDAFVRGVNQHTGLDFSVDEYAEHAIGHSADAKAVAYVRIKDIGGRESIGAGIDSNISLASIKAVLSAVNRLENQVKR, from the coding sequence ATGGCAACTATGAACTATGAAAAGTATGAGCCTTATCCGGCGGTGGACATTTCGGAGAGAACGTGGCCTGATAACAGGATTATCAAAGCACCTCTGTGGTGCAGCATTGATTTGAGAGATGGCAATCAGGCACTGCCGGTTCCGATGAGCGTTGAAGAAAAGCTCGATATGTTTAAACTGCTTGTTGATATCGGGTTTAAAGAGATAGAAGTTGGTTTTCCATCCGCTGCTGTGGTCGAGTTCCAGTTTGTCAGAAGGCTGATCGAAGAAAACCTCATTCCTGATGATGTGACGATACAGGTGCTGACACAGGCAAGGGAGCACCTCATTCGTAAAACATTCGATGCCCTCGAAGGGGTGAACAACGCAATTGTCCACCTGTACAATTCAACCTCCACCGTGCAGCGGGATGTTGTTTTCAGAATGGATCGTGAAGAGATAAAGAATATCGCTGTCCGGGGAACCAGACTTGTGCGGGAGCTCAAGGAGGCTTCCGGGAACAAAGGTATACGGTTTCAGTACAGTCCCGAAAGTTTTACGGGAACCGAACTCGATTACGCGCTCGATGTCTGTCATGCTGTTATGGATGAATGGGGGGCATCGGAGGACGACACGATCATCATCAATTTACCTTCGACAGTCGAGATGTCGACTCCGAACATTTTTGCCGATCGTATCGAGTGGTTCTGCAGGAACATCAAAGACAGGCGTGCGGTGATTGTCAGTGTGCATACGCACAACGACCGCGGAACGGCTGTTGCATCGGCTGAGCTTGCCGTTATGGCCGGAGCCGATAGGGTAGAGGGCGCGCTTTTCGGCAACGGGGAAAGATGCGGCAATCTCGACATTGTTACTATGGCGTTGAACCTCTGCACGCAAGGCGTTGACCCGGAGCTGGATTTGTCCGATCTCTCGTATATCCGTGAAGTTTACTGCAGGACTACACGAATGATTGTTCATCCACGCCAGCCCTATTCCGGAGAACTGGTTTACACTGCTTTTTCAGGGTCTCATCAGGATGCTATCAGCAAAGGCATGAAAGCATTTAAGAGATCAGGGAAGAATCTGTGGGATGTGCCTTATCTGCCTATTGATCCGAAGGATGTAGGATGTTCTTACGAAGCTATAGTCAGAATCAACAGCCAGTCCGGGAAAGGGGGGGTTGCGTACATTATGGAAAATGATTTCGGTTATGAAATTCCCAAATGGATGCAGCCTTCTTTCGGAGCTGTTGTTCAGTCAAAGGTTGATCAGAACGGTAAGGAGCTTCTGCCGAAAGAGGTTCTTGATCTTTTTCATGACGAGTATATCAGGTTGCATGAAACCTATTCCATGAAAAAATGCACAATCAACTGGGAGGACAGGGATCTTGAGCGTGATGACGAAGTATCGACAACCATACAGTGTGTTCTCGATCGGGGTGGTCATGGTATTGCTTTTTCAGCATGGGGAAATGGTCCGGTCGATGCTTTTGTACGAGGGGTGAACCAGCATACCGGTCTTGATTTCAGCGTCGATGAATATGCGGAGCACGCGATAGGGCACAGCGCCGACGCAAAAGCGGTAGCTTACGTAAGAATCAAGGATATCGGCGGGCGTGAATCAATTGGGGCTGGAATTGATTCCAACATCAGTCTGGCTTCGATTAAAGCCGTGTTGAGTGCGGTGAACCGGCTTGAAAATCAAGTCAAAAGGTAA